A single genomic interval of Natronoarchaeum philippinense harbors:
- a CDS encoding amino acid-binding protein — translation MSDEEEDEGAPSTDGGEDLQAYTIRLELVDEPGELLNALEPISERGGNLLSIFHERGNLTPRGHIPVEVDIESPPDRFEEIVAALRDAGINVIQAGAERYSEELTVLLVGHLIDTDLSDSLRRFQQCSQASVVDMSLSAPEGTEEMSSARLRLATEADRAEQVLETIREIAADKDIRVIEPQLPTEGSQ, via the coding sequence ATGAGCGACGAAGAGGAAGACGAGGGTGCGCCCAGCACCGACGGCGGCGAAGACCTGCAGGCGTACACCATCCGGCTCGAACTCGTCGACGAGCCGGGCGAACTGCTCAACGCGTTAGAACCGATCTCCGAACGCGGTGGGAATCTCCTGTCGATCTTCCACGAACGTGGCAACCTCACGCCACGCGGCCACATCCCCGTCGAAGTCGACATCGAGTCGCCCCCGGATCGGTTCGAGGAGATCGTCGCCGCGCTTCGGGACGCCGGGATCAACGTCATTCAGGCCGGCGCAGAACGCTACAGCGAGGAGTTGACGGTGCTGCTCGTGGGCCATCTGATCGACACTGACCTCTCAGATAGCCTCCGACGGTTCCAGCAGTGCTCGCAGGCGTCGGTTGTCGACATGTCGCTGTCGGCGCCCGAAGGAACCGAGGAAATGTCGAGCGCGCGTCTTCGACTGGCGACCGAGGCCGACCGGGCCGAGCAAGTGCTCGAAACGATCCGCGAGATCGCCGCAGACAAGGACATCCGCGTGATCGAGCCACAGCTACCTACGGAGGGATCCCAATGA
- a CDS encoding homoserine dehydrogenase: protein MKLAILGAGAVGGSVAELAGGYGHEIVALADSSSAVVDEDGVDTAAALDRKAANGAVGGDDPADALAADYDALVEATPTTLGDAQPGFDHVAAALERDRHVVLANKGPVAERYGEVMALADDSAGEVLFEATVGGAIPVLSTISDFGAGQITAARGVLNGTANFILSRMAAEGLDYEHVLAEAQDLGVAEADPTFDVDGTDAALKCVILSNVLSRGEREYALEDAAVEGIEEIPGTALELAAEDNRTIRLIGEATPDGVTVGPKLVPKNSALAVTGTRNIVQFETEHAGQLNVSGRGAGGPETASAVLADVGRLPPLE from the coding sequence ATGAAACTCGCAATTCTCGGCGCCGGTGCAGTCGGTGGATCGGTCGCAGAACTCGCTGGCGGATACGGCCACGAGATCGTCGCTCTCGCGGATTCGAGCAGCGCGGTCGTCGACGAGGACGGCGTCGACACCGCGGCGGCACTCGACCGCAAGGCTGCAAACGGTGCGGTCGGCGGCGACGATCCCGCCGACGCGCTTGCAGCGGACTACGACGCGCTCGTCGAGGCGACGCCGACGACGCTCGGCGACGCCCAGCCCGGGTTCGATCACGTCGCGGCGGCGTTGGAGCGCGATCGCCACGTCGTGCTAGCCAACAAGGGACCCGTCGCCGAACGCTACGGTGAGGTCATGGCACTGGCCGACGACAGCGCCGGCGAGGTGCTGTTCGAGGCGACCGTCGGCGGCGCGATTCCGGTGCTCTCGACGATCTCCGACTTTGGCGCCGGCCAGATCACCGCCGCCCGGGGCGTTCTCAATGGGACGGCGAACTTCATTCTCTCGCGGATGGCCGCCGAAGGGTTGGATTACGAGCACGTCCTCGCGGAGGCCCAAGATCTGGGCGTCGCAGAGGCCGATCCGACCTTCGACGTGGACGGCACCGACGCCGCACTGAAGTGCGTGATCCTCTCGAACGTGCTATCGCGGGGCGAGCGCGAGTACGCTCTCGAGGACGCCGCTGTCGAGGGAATCGAGGAGATTCCCGGGACTGCGCTGGAGTTGGCCGCCGAGGACAATCGGACGATCCGGCTTATCGGCGAGGCGACGCCCGACGGCGTCACCGTCGGCCCGAAACTGGTGCCCAAGAACAGCGCGCTGGCGGTCACGGGTACGCGCAACATCGTCCAGTTCGAGACCGAACACGCCGGCCAGCTGAACGTGAGTGGTCGGGGTGCCGGTGGACCTGAGACCGCGTCGGCGGTGCTGGCTGACGTTGGTCGGTTGCCGCCGCTGGAGTAG
- the tuf gene encoding translation elongation factor EF-1 subunit alpha, with translation MSDEQHQNLAIIGHVDHGKSTLVGRLLYETGSVPEHVIEQHKEEAEEKGKGGFEFAYVMDNLAEERERGVTIDIAHQEFSTDAYDFTIVDCPGHRDFVKNMITGASQADNAVLVVAADDGVAPQTQEHVFLARTLGIDELIVGVNKMDLVDYEESSYKEVVSEVSDLFKQVQFNSDDASFIPISAFEGDNIAEESDNTPWYDGEILLEALNDLKPPEPPTDAPLRLPIQDVYTISGIGTVPVGRVETGILNTGDNVSFQPSDVGGEVKTVEMHHEEVPKAEPGDNVGFNVRGIGKDDIRRGDVCGPAEEPPSVAETFQAQVVVMQHPSVITSGYTPVFHAHTAQVACTIESIDKKMDPSSGEVAEENPDFIQSGDAAVVTVRPQKPLSIEPSSEIPELGSFAIRDMGQTIAAGKVLSVNEK, from the coding sequence ATGAGCGACGAACAACATCAGAACTTGGCCATCATCGGCCACGTTGACCACGGTAAGAGCACGCTCGTCGGGCGACTCCTGTACGAGACAGGATCTGTCCCGGAGCACGTCATCGAACAGCACAAGGAAGAAGCCGAGGAGAAGGGCAAGGGTGGCTTCGAGTTCGCCTACGTCATGGACAACCTCGCTGAGGAGCGAGAGCGCGGTGTAACCATCGACATCGCCCACCAAGAGTTCAGCACGGACGCCTACGACTTCACCATCGTCGACTGTCCCGGCCACCGTGACTTCGTGAAGAACATGATCACGGGCGCGTCCCAGGCCGACAACGCAGTCCTCGTCGTCGCGGCAGACGACGGCGTCGCACCCCAGACCCAAGAGCACGTCTTCCTGGCCCGTACGCTTGGGATCGACGAGCTGATCGTCGGCGTCAACAAGATGGACCTCGTCGACTACGAGGAATCCAGCTACAAGGAGGTCGTCTCCGAGGTTTCGGACCTGTTCAAGCAGGTTCAGTTCAACTCGGACGACGCTTCCTTCATCCCGATTTCGGCCTTCGAGGGCGACAACATCGCCGAGGAGTCCGACAACACGCCCTGGTACGACGGCGAGATCCTGCTCGAGGCCCTCAACGACCTCAAGCCCCCGGAGCCGCCGACGGACGCGCCGCTCCGACTCCCGATTCAGGACGTCTACACCATCTCCGGTATCGGTACCGTCCCCGTCGGACGTGTCGAGACCGGCATCCTGAACACCGGCGACAACGTCTCGTTCCAGCCCAGCGACGTGGGCGGCGAGGTCAAGACGGTCGAGATGCACCACGAAGAGGTGCCCAAGGCCGAGCCCGGTGACAACGTCGGATTCAACGTCCGCGGCATCGGCAAGGACGACATCCGCCGTGGCGACGTCTGTGGCCCCGCCGAGGAGCCGCCGTCGGTCGCCGAGACGTTCCAGGCACAGGTCGTCGTCATGCAGCACCCCAGCGTGATCACGTCCGGTTACACGCCGGTCTTCCACGCCCACACCGCACAGGTCGCCTGTACGATCGAGTCCATCGACAAGAAGATGGACCCCTCCAGCGGCGAGGTCGCCGAGGAGAACCCCGACTTCATCCAGTCGGGCGACGCTGCGGTCGTCACCGTGCGCCCGCAAAAGCCCCTCAGCATCGAGCCGTCCTCCGAGATTCCGGAGCTCGGTTCCTTCGCCATCCGCGACATGGGTCAGACCATCGCGGCCGGCAAGGTCCTGAGCGTCAACGAGAAGTAA
- the rpsJ gene encoding 30S ribosomal protein S10 → MQQARVRLAGTNPEDLDDITEDVREIADKTGVALSGPIPLPTKTLEIPARKSPDGEGTATWEHWEMRVHKRLIDLDADERALRQLMRIQVPNDVSIEIVLED, encoded by the coding sequence ATGCAACAGGCACGAGTCCGCCTCGCGGGGACCAACCCCGAGGACCTCGACGATATCACCGAGGATGTCCGCGAAATCGCGGACAAGACCGGCGTCGCGCTGTCGGGCCCGATTCCGCTCCCGACCAAGACGCTGGAGATCCCGGCCCGGAAGTCCCCCGACGGAGAGGGGACGGCCACCTGGGAGCACTGGGAGATGCGCGTCCACAAGCGTCTGATCGATCTGGACGCCGACGAGCGCGCGCTCCGTCAGCTCATGCGGATTCAGGTGCCCAACGACGTCAGCATCGAGATCGTCCTCGAGGACTGA
- a CDS encoding rhomboid family intramembrane serine protease, producing MRTSPTIETLGVFAVVFALQQTLTLVDAGLSFALFVLSAPLDVRPWTVVTSVYAHTGWQHLLSNSIALALVGFALERRTTRWRFHTFFIVTGAIAGIFQVVFNRLLLQLGLVEHQALVLGASGAVFALFGYVIAGNRLTGGLLDRIGLDPRWQALLFGVAAVLVTLATAAPGIALVAHFVGVLLGFAAGRMNLLRPTDPEPDTPPMPEY from the coding sequence ATGCGAACCAGTCCGACGATCGAGACGCTTGGTGTCTTCGCGGTCGTGTTTGCTCTCCAGCAAACGCTCACGCTCGTCGACGCCGGGCTGTCATTCGCACTGTTCGTCCTCTCGGCGCCGCTGGACGTGCGACCTTGGACGGTCGTGACGAGTGTCTACGCCCATACAGGCTGGCAACATCTCCTCTCAAATTCGATCGCACTGGCACTGGTCGGGTTCGCGCTCGAACGCCGGACGACACGCTGGCGGTTTCACACGTTTTTCATCGTCACAGGTGCAATCGCAGGCATCTTTCAGGTCGTGTTCAATCGGCTGCTGTTACAGCTCGGGCTTGTCGAACACCAAGCGCTCGTGCTCGGCGCCAGCGGGGCCGTCTTCGCACTGTTCGGGTACGTGATCGCTGGAAACCGACTCACGGGCGGGCTGCTCGACCGGATCGGCCTCGATCCACGCTGGCAGGCGTTGCTGTTCGGAGTTGCTGCCGTGCTCGTCACGCTAGCGACGGCTGCACCGGGCATCGCGCTGGTCGCTCACTTTGTCGGCGTCCTCCTCGGGTTCGCGGCCGGACGGATGAATCTATTGCGTCCGACCGATCCCGAGCCTGATACACCACCGATGCCGGAGTACTAA
- a CDS encoding DUF7563 family protein, whose product MTIAPWSAPTSTDCLHCEAHVSSDFRRVYGDADDRAHRCPRCDTWVRLQEGSGAGLDVPTPDPETSLGRHGGDSAEGWSA is encoded by the coding sequence ATGACGATCGCCCCGTGGTCGGCACCGACCAGTACCGACTGCCTCCACTGCGAGGCCCACGTTTCGAGCGACTTCCGGCGCGTCTACGGCGACGCCGACGACCGCGCCCATCGTTGCCCACGGTGCGATACGTGGGTCCGGCTGCAGGAGGGAAGCGGCGCCGGACTCGACGTACCGACGCCCGATCCTGAAACGTCGCTCGGCCGCCATGGCGGCGATTCGGCCGAGGGGTGGTCGGCGTGA